Proteins from a genomic interval of Trifolium pratense cultivar HEN17-A07 linkage group LG6, ARS_RC_1.1, whole genome shotgun sequence:
- the LOC123892198 gene encoding uncharacterized protein LOC123892198, whose product MRNKCDPSQPQSPSPHNDPSLPPSHNDPLQQPPPFSPSNNPSQPSPTPSIANDPLHEHTRWDVFENFCNTYIINQGNWITKKQLMVAATVIATMTFQSVISPPGSVWQEDTTTGDVSCPRYGFCEAGTAVVSYVWSPDYLKFIYMNSVSFFASLCVLLVLISGLPLHDQVIVWILAILMAVAITSMLLTYMWALALVSPNHIFKRLQNLSYYMFMSWIILLAVVSLIPITRIVFWVRSRRRSSAN is encoded by the coding sequence ATGAGAAACAAATGTGATCCCTCACAGCCACAATCACCTTCACCACACAATGATCCCTCACTGCCACCATCACATAATGATCCTCTACAACAACCTCCACCATTCTCGCCGAGCAACAACCCTTCACAACCTTCACCTACACCAAGTATAGCTAATGATCCTCTACATGAACATACAAGATGGGACGTGTTTGAAAATTTCTGTAACACGTACATAATAAACCAAGGTAACTggataacaaaaaaacaattgatGGTAGCAGCAACTGTGATCGCAACAATGACATTTCAATCAGTAATAAGTCCGCCAGGCAGTGTTTGGCAAGAAGATACCACAACAGGAGATGTATCTTGTCCTCGTTATGGTTTTTGTGAAGCAGGAACTGCAGTTGTGAGCTATGTTTGGTCACCAGATTATCTGAAATTCATTTACATGAACTCCGTTTCTTTCTTTGCTTCATTATGTGTGCTTTTGGTTCTCATCAGTGGCCTTCCTCTTCACGATCAGGTCATAGTGTGGATTTTGGCGATTTTAATGGCAGTTGCAATCACATCCATGTTGCTTACATACATGTGGGCGTTGGCATTAGTTAGTCCTAATCATATTTTCAAAAGACTTCAGAATTTGAGTTATTACATGTTTATGAGTTGGATAATTTTGCTCGCTGTTGTTTCTTTGATTCCAATCACTAGAATTGTGTTTTGGGTTAGGTCTAGGCGCAGGTCCTCCGcgaattaa
- the LOC123891274 gene encoding espin-like, whose translation MELSIMRNLYDASLKGCVSTLKKLIEKDTLILSRVSLYPNFETPLHIASLLGHIELCRILLDISPNLAAEVNSEGQCPLHLASAKGHIEIVKFLLLTNAETCFIHDKDDKLPLHFAVMRGRLGVIKELIGAMPETEIVKVMTEINDHGSVLHLCVCYNQLEAMKILVESIRRGDIDQILSSKDKEGNTVLDLAVKQGQIKIIKFLLSPSEMSESETINTSKSEASRALDMLEHYPIDFISHTTQHILVEERAQTSSNIVIAQQDHITSPNNDPQQLLEQQLQINGHEQSQTPSPNNDPQENLQPSQNIDPPQPPQSLPINHPLQQAQSPISHPLQLPNPSPQNDSSQPSSHNPSPSNNPQHRQSPSPHNDPSQPSLHNDPLQPPPPFLPSNNPSQPLPTPRWDKFENFCKTYIINQGNWITKEQLMVAATVIATMAFQSVINPPGGVWQEDTTTGAVSCPDYGFCEAGTAVVGYVWSPVYLKFIYTNSVSFFPSLCVLLVLISGLPLHNKVMVWILVILMVVAITSMLFTYTWALALVSPNHIFNRVQNLAYIMVIIWVFLLIVVSLIPMTRFLLWARSRRRSSPN comes from the exons ATGGAGCTTTCTATAATGAGAAATCTCTATGATGCTTCACTAAAAGGATGTGTTAGTACCTTGAAAAAACTTATCGAAAAAGACACTCTTATTCTAAGCAGAGTTTCACTCTATCCAAACTTTGAAACTCCACTACACATTGCTTCTTTGCTAGGACATATAGAATTATGTCGAATTCTTCTTGACATAAGTCCCAATTTAGCAGCTGAAGTGAACTCGGAAGGGCAATGCCCTCTTCATCTAGCTTCTGCAAAAGGACACATTGAAATAGtgaaatttttgttgttgacaaACGCGGAAACTTGCTTCATTCACGACAAAGATGACAAGCTTCCTCTCCATTTTGCTGTAATGAGAGGACGCTTAGGAGTCATCAAGGAGTTGATCGGTGCAATGCCGGAGACAGAAATTGTTAAGGTGATGACTGAGATTAATGATCATGGTTCTGTTCTGCATTTGTGTGTTTGTTATAACCAACTAGAAGCAATGAAGATCCTAGTTGAATCAATTAGACGAG GAGACATTGATCAAATTTTATCTTCTAAAGACAAAGAGGGTAACACTGTTTTGGATTTAGCTGTCAAACAAGGACAAATTAAG ATTATTAAGTTCTTGCTATCACCATCTGAAATGAGTGAGAGTGAGACAATAAATACTTCCAAATCAGAAGCTTCAAGAGCTTTGGATATGTTGGAGCATTATCCAATAGATTTCATTAGCCATACAACTCAACACATTTTGGTAGAAGAAAGAGCTCAAACATCTTCAAATATAGTTATTGCACAACAAGATCATATAA CATCACCAAACAATGATCCTCAACAGTTACTAGAACAGCAGTTACAAATCAATGGTCATGAACAGTCACAAACTCCATCACCAAACAATGATCCTCAAGAAAATCTACAACCGTCACAAAACATTGATCCTCCGCAACCACCACAATCTTTACCAATAAATCATCCTCTACAACAAGCACAATCACCAATTAGTCATCCTCTACAACTACCAAATCCTTCGCCACAAAATGATTCTTCACAACCATCATCTCATAATCCATCACCAAGCAATAATCCTCAACATCGACAATCACCCTCACCACACAATGATCCCTCACAACCATCATTGCATAATGATCCTCTACAACCACCTCCACCATTCTTGCCGAGCAACAACCCTTCACAACCTTTACCTACACCAAGATGGGACAAGTTTGAAAATTTCTGCAAAACATACATAATAAACCAAGGTAACTGGATAACAAAAGAACAATTGATGGTTGCAGCAACTGTGATCGCAACAATGGCATTTCAATCAGTAATAAATCCACCAGGCGGTGTTTGGCAAGAAGATACCACAACAGGAGCTGTATCTTGTCCTGATTATGGTTTTTGTGAAGCAGGAACTGCAGTTGTAGGCTATGTTTGGTCACCAGTTTATCTGAAATTCATTTACACGAACTCcgtttctttctttccttcatTATGTGTGCTTTTGGTTCTCATCAGTGGCCTTCCTCTACACAATAAGGTCATGGTGTGGATTTTGGTGATTTTAATGGTAGTTGCAATCACATCCATGTTGTTTACATACACATGGGCGTTGGCATTAGTTAGTCCTAATCATATTTTCAATAGAGTTCAAAATTTGGCTTATATCATGGTTATAATTTGGGTATTTTTGCTCATTGTTGTTTCTTTGATTCCAATGACTAGATTTTTGCTTTGGGCTAGGTCTAGGCGCAGGTCCTCCCCAAATTAA
- the LOC123888959 gene encoding ankyrin-3-like gives MELSIMRNLYDASLKGCVSTLKKLIEKDPLILSRVSLYPNFETPLHIASLLGYLELCQILLDINPILATEMNSEGHCPLHLASAKGHIEIVKALLLTDAEACLIRDKDDKLPLHFAVMRGRLGVIKELISAMPETEIDKVMAEIDDHGSVLHLCVFYNHLEAMKILVESIRGDIDQILSSKDKEGNTVLDLAIKRGQIKMIKYLISLSEVSETINTSKSEALRALDMLEHYPRDFISHTVQHISNEERAQTSSNISIAQQDHITSPNNDPPENQPPSQNINPPQSLPINDPLVQSPISHPLQLTNSSPHNNPSQPSSHNPSPSNSPQHLQSPSPHNDPAQPSSHNPSLSNVPLQPPNIANEQHKCTRWDTVEEFCNTYLINQDYWIDKKTREQLMVAATVIATMTFQSVISPPGGVWQEDTTKGGYACPDYGFCEAGTAVVGYVWSPDYLKFIFFNSASFFASLCVLLILISGLPLHNKVIVWILALLMVIAITCMLLTYMWALGLVSPNHIYYRIHDLGYILVGIWIFLLFVVCLIQIVRTVFWVRSRSRAGPPQINVAQ, from the exons ATGGAGCTTTCTATAATGAGAAATCTCTATGATGCTTCACTAAAAGGATGTGTTAGTACCTTGAAAAAACTTATCGAAAAAGACCCTCTTATTCTAAGCAGAGTTTCACTCTATCCAAACTTTGAAACTCCACTACACATAGCTTCTTTGCTAGGATATTTAGAATTATGTCAAATTCTTCTTGATATAAATCCCATTTTAGCAACTGAAATGAATTCAGAAGGACATTGCCCTCTTCATCTAGCTTCAGCTAAAGGACACATTGAAATAGTGAAAGCATTGTTGTTGACAGACGCGGAAGCTTGCTTGATAAGGGACAAAGATGACAAGCTTCCTCTCCATTTTGCTGTTATGAGAGGACGTTTAGGTGTCATTAAGGAGTTGATCAGCGCAATGCCGGAGACAGAAATCGATAAGGTGATGGCCGAGATTGATGATCATGGTTCTGTTCTGCATTTGTGTGTTTTTTATAATCATCTAGAAGCAATGAAGATCCTAGTTGAATCAATTAGAGGAGACATTGATCAAATTTTATCTTCTAAAGACAAAGAGGGTAACACTGTTTTGGATTTAGCTATCAAACGAGGCCAAATTAAG ATGATTAAGTACTTGATCTCACTATCTGAAGTGAGTGAGACGATAAATACTTCCAAATCAGAAGCTTTAAGAGCTTTGGATATGTTGGAGCATTATCCAAGAGATTTCATCAGCCACACAGTTCAACACATTTCCAATGAAGAAAGAGCTCAAACATCTTCAAATATATCTATTGCACAACAAGATCATATAACTTCACCAAACAATGATCCTCCAGAAAATCAACCACCATCACAAAATATTAATCCTCCACAATCTTTACCAATAAATGATCCTCTAGTACAATCACCAATTAGTCATCCTCTACAACTAACAAATTCTTCACCACACAATAATCCTTCGCAACCATCATCTCATAATCCATCACCAAGCAATAGTCCTCAACATCTACAATCACCATCACCACACAATGATCCTGCACAACCATCATCTCATAACCCTTCACTAAGCAATGTTCCTCTACAACCACCAAACATAGCTAATGAACAACACAAATGTACTAGATGGGACACGGTTGAGGAATTCTGCAACACATACCTAATAAACCAAGACTACTGGATAGATAAAAAGACAAGAGAACAACTAATGGTAGCAGCAACCGTGATCGCAACAATGACATTTCAATCAGTAATAAGTCCACCGGGCGGCGTTTGGCAAGAAGATACAACAAAAGGCGGTTACGCTTGTCCTGATTATGGTTTCTGTGAAGCAGGAACTGCAGTTGTAGGCTATGTTTGGTCACCAGATTAtctgaaattcattttcttcaaCTCTGCTTCTTTCTTTGCTTCACTATGTGTGCTTTTGATTCTCATCAGTGGGCTTCCTCTACACAATAAGGTCATAGTGTGGATTTTGGCACTTTTGATGGTAATTGCAATCACATGCATGTTGCTTACATATATGTGGGCGTTGGGATTAGTTAGTCCTAATCATATTTACTATAGAATTCATGATTTGGGTTATATCTTAGTTGGAATTTGGATTTTCTTactttttgttgtttgtttgattCAAATAGTTAGAACTGTGTTTTGGGTTAGGTCTAGGAGCAGAGCAGGTCCTCCACAAATTAATGTTGCACAATAA